A stretch of Gallus gallus isolate bGalGal1 chromosome 2, bGalGal1.mat.broiler.GRCg7b, whole genome shotgun sequence DNA encodes these proteins:
- the ACTR3B gene encoding actin-related protein 3B isoform X1, which translates to MASYLPPCVIDGGTGYTKLGYAGNTEPQFIIPSCIAIRESAKVGDQAQRRVMKGVDDLDFFIGDEAIDKPTYATKWPIRHGIVEDWDLMERFMEQVIFKYLRAEPEDHYFLMTEPPLNTPENREYLAEIMFESFNIPGLYIAVQAVLALAASWTSRQVGERTLTGIVIDSGDGVTHVIPVAEGYVIGSCIKHIPIAGRDITYFIQQLLREREVGIPPEQSLETAKAIKEKYCYICPDIVKEFAKYDGDPRKWIKQYTGINAINKTKFVIDVGYERFLGPEIFFHPEFANPDFMESISDVVDEVIQNCPIDVRRPLYKNVVLSGGSTMFRDFGRRLQRDLKRVVDARLRLSEELSGGRIKPKPVEVQVITHHMQRYAVWFGGSMLASTPEFFQVCHTKKDYEEYGPSICRHNPVFGVMS; encoded by the exons ATGGCGAGCTACCTGCCGCCCTGCGTGATAGACGGAGGCACCGG GTATACCAAACTTGGCTATGCAGGGAATACAGAACCTCAGTTCATTATTCCATCAT gtaTTGCAATCCGCGAATCAGCCAAAGTAGGTGACCAGGCTCAGAGGAGGGTAATGAAAGGTGTTGATGATCTGGACTTTTTCATAGGAGATGAAGCCATAGATAAACCTACCTATGCTACAAAG tgGCCTATACGACATGGTATTGTTGAAGACTGGGACCTCATGGAGAGATTCATGGAGCAGGTCATTTTTAAATACCTACGAGCTGAACCTGAGGATCACTATTTTTTAATG acagaacCTCCCCTGAACACACCTGAAAACAGAGAGTATCTTGCAGAAATCATGTTTGAATCATTTAACATACCAGGACTTTACATTGCTGTTCAG GCAGTGTTGGCCTTAGCTGCCTCTTGGACATCACGACAGGTTGGAGAACGTACTTTGACGGGAATTGTCATTGATAGTGGTGATGGAGTGACCCATGTAATTCCTGTG GCAGAAGGCTATGTAATTGGAAGTTGCATCAAACATATTCCTATTGCAGGTAGAGATATTACTTACTTTATTCAACAACTCctgagggagagggaagtgggAATTCCTCCTGAACAATCTCTGGAGACAGCAAAAGCCATAAAG GAGAAATATTGTTATATTTGCCCCGACATTGTGAAAGAATTTGCTAAGTATGATGGAGATCCCCGAAAATGGATCAAACAGTATACTGGCATCAATGCAATCAACAAAACCAAATTTGTTATAGATGTTGGTTATGAAAGGTTCCTTGGAcctgaaattttctttcatccCGAG TTTGCTAATCCTGATTTTATGGAATCCATTTCGGATGTAGTTGATGAAGTTATACAGAACTGTCCCATTGATGTCCGGCGTCCATTATATAAG AATGTGGTGCTCTCGGGAGGATCCACAATGTTCAGGGACTTTGGACGACGACTGCAAAGGGATTTGAAAAGAGTAGTGGATGCAAGATTGAGGCTTAGTGAGGAGCTCAGTGGTGGTCGGATAAAA CCCAAGCCAGTTGAAGTTCAAGTGATAACACATCATATGCAGCGCTATGCGGTTTGGTTTGGCGGTTCCATGCTGGCTTCAACA CCGGAGTTCTTCCAAGTATGTCACACAAAAAAAGACTATGAAGAATATGGCCCTAGCATTTGTCGTCATAATCCTGTGTTTGGAGTCATGTCATAA
- the ACTR3B gene encoding actin-related protein 3B isoform X2, translated as MKGVDDLDFFIGDEAIDKPTYATKWPIRHGIVEDWDLMERFMEQVIFKYLRAEPEDHYFLMTEPPLNTPENREYLAEIMFESFNIPGLYIAVQAVLALAASWTSRQVGERTLTGIVIDSGDGVTHVIPVAEGYVIGSCIKHIPIAGRDITYFIQQLLREREVGIPPEQSLETAKAIKEKYCYICPDIVKEFAKYDGDPRKWIKQYTGINAINKTKFVIDVGYERFLGPEIFFHPEFANPDFMESISDVVDEVIQNCPIDVRRPLYKNVVLSGGSTMFRDFGRRLQRDLKRVVDARLRLSEELSGGRIKPKPVEVQVITHHMQRYAVWFGGSMLASTPEFFQVCHTKKDYEEYGPSICRHNPVFGVMS; from the exons ATGAAAGGTGTTGATGATCTGGACTTTTTCATAGGAGATGAAGCCATAGATAAACCTACCTATGCTACAAAG tgGCCTATACGACATGGTATTGTTGAAGACTGGGACCTCATGGAGAGATTCATGGAGCAGGTCATTTTTAAATACCTACGAGCTGAACCTGAGGATCACTATTTTTTAATG acagaacCTCCCCTGAACACACCTGAAAACAGAGAGTATCTTGCAGAAATCATGTTTGAATCATTTAACATACCAGGACTTTACATTGCTGTTCAG GCAGTGTTGGCCTTAGCTGCCTCTTGGACATCACGACAGGTTGGAGAACGTACTTTGACGGGAATTGTCATTGATAGTGGTGATGGAGTGACCCATGTAATTCCTGTG GCAGAAGGCTATGTAATTGGAAGTTGCATCAAACATATTCCTATTGCAGGTAGAGATATTACTTACTTTATTCAACAACTCctgagggagagggaagtgggAATTCCTCCTGAACAATCTCTGGAGACAGCAAAAGCCATAAAG GAGAAATATTGTTATATTTGCCCCGACATTGTGAAAGAATTTGCTAAGTATGATGGAGATCCCCGAAAATGGATCAAACAGTATACTGGCATCAATGCAATCAACAAAACCAAATTTGTTATAGATGTTGGTTATGAAAGGTTCCTTGGAcctgaaattttctttcatccCGAG TTTGCTAATCCTGATTTTATGGAATCCATTTCGGATGTAGTTGATGAAGTTATACAGAACTGTCCCATTGATGTCCGGCGTCCATTATATAAG AATGTGGTGCTCTCGGGAGGATCCACAATGTTCAGGGACTTTGGACGACGACTGCAAAGGGATTTGAAAAGAGTAGTGGATGCAAGATTGAGGCTTAGTGAGGAGCTCAGTGGTGGTCGGATAAAA CCCAAGCCAGTTGAAGTTCAAGTGATAACACATCATATGCAGCGCTATGCGGTTTGGTTTGGCGGTTCCATGCTGGCTTCAACA CCGGAGTTCTTCCAAGTATGTCACACAAAAAAAGACTATGAAGAATATGGCCCTAGCATTTGTCGTCATAATCCTGTGTTTGGAGTCATGTCATAA